The sequence ttcatatatatgcatatgttatacatatgcacacttgcgtatatgtatgtgtgtatgcacgtatatactgAACTAGAtaaacatgtacgtacatatctgGCAACACGGAAATTTGTTGTGCAGTTGCCAGAGGGATTGGATTCGTCCCTTAACCAAAGACAACTGTTACTTTGCCAGTGAAAACTAGTTTGTactttgggtgtgtgtttttttaggaTATTCTTTTTAATAGACTTCTGAATTGTCTCTGATGTGTCTCTTATTGTGTCCTTTGTGGTTGGAAATCACTTGAGGTTATTGTTTCCGAGTTATAGTGGTTTGTGGTATTTCTGTAGTTAATAGTTTAGGgcaacttttttattttctttttttatttatctatctatttattattattattgttgttgttgttgttgttgttttgctgttgttggtggtgttgttattattaaaattattatcattatttattttataattattttttttttttttttgctgtctgcTCTGGGTTTGGTAACAAGGACAGTCCTTTTTTGCAAGTTCGAGGTAAGGTATCAGTTTTGAAGGGAATTGCTGGATTCAAAACTTGTGCAATCCAAAAGTAAATTAGATGATTATTTTGCAATGTTTGCCTGAAGATGAACAAGTATATTCGTCTGGTGGTTTAAAACTGGATATCTGTCTTAAATGAGTTTTGTGTACAAGTTGATTACGTaagatttttctttattcaattattgatttattttttaaagagagTGATATATTCATTAAACTAAAAATTTGTTGTTCTGTTTTAACCATGAGTAAATTATAATATGTAAAGAAAATGCGTATTCAGGAAAGTAATTCAAATGAGGGAATGTATATATGAcaattttttcatttcataatgGCTAAATAAGGCAACAAAATCTTTAATTGTTGTTTGAGTGTTCTTATTACATTAAAACAGATCATATATAATTGGAtgcattcttaaaaaaaaaaaaaaaaaaaaaaaaaaaaaaaaaaaaaaatatatatatatatatatatatatatatatatatatatatatatatatatatatatatatatatatatatatatatatatatatatgtttttagatATATGTCAAAGGACTTCTAATTAGCAACAGGGGAAGCATCATACTTATCATAATAGAATTCAGTTGCATGTGGAAATTGCACGAAATCTTGTGTTGCAGATAATCCAAGAGAtttggttcacacacacacactctctcccacgTAAAGACAAAAATCTAGATAAACACTTGCATATAAAGACAACCTTAcagaaatatgcatacatgtacatgcaaaaCATTGATTGCAAACATAAATTCTAGGTGTGCACAGGATACACCATGTATACCCACATGCGTACACTTATGCCAACTTAcagacatgtttatacatacatacatatatacatacatacatacatacatatatatatatatacatatatatatatatatatatatatatatatatatatatatatatatatatatatatatatatatgtatgtatgtacacacacacacacacacacacacacacacacacacacacacacacacacccacacacacacacacacacacatatatatatatatatatatatatatatatacatatacatatatatatatatatatatatatatatatacatatacatatatatatatatatatatatatatatatatatatatatatatatatatatatatatacatatacacacacacgcacacacacacacacacacacacacacacacacacacacacacacacacaaacacacacacacacacacacacacacacacacacacacacacacacatatatatatatatatatatatatatatatatatatatatatatatatgtatgtatgtatgtatgcatatatatatatatatatatatatatatatatatatatatatatatatatatatatatatatatatatacaatagtatgaatctgcttttttttcttttttcttttttttctggtgtcCCCAGGGCACCGTTTGAGGCCGTCTTCTTTTCCTGGTCTACATAAAGGATCTCCTACTATCCACCACTAATTCTACAGTATAGCTAGTCTGGTTGCTAATTACAGGCTCATCTATAGAccgatcatatgtatatatgtatatatatatatatatatatatatatatatatatatatatatatatatatatatatatatacatatatatacatatacatacatatatatatatacatgtatatatataaatatatatatatatatatatatattatatgtatgtgtgtgcacccacacccacacggacacccacacacacacacacacacacacacacacacacacacacacacacacacacacacacacacacacacacacacacacacacacacacatacacacacacacacacacacacacacacacacacacacacacacacacacacacacacacacacacacacatatatatatatatatatatatatatatatatatatatgtatgtatatatgtatgtatgtgtgtgtgtgtgtgcaaatatacacacatactttttgTTCTCTTACATTTCAACAAAAAATCACATGGTTTTGCTCTTAATAATCAATTCATACCACCCACATACAATTACCagatatatgaagaaaagaagagcgaTGAAAACTGTTCCCGATTCCGATGTAAGTCACAGCAAAGGGAAGCAAGAAAAACGACCTTGCTATAGTTGCTACTTGCAAGGTCGTTCGCGGAAGGCATTTCTGGTATGtatcttttcctcctcgtttTAGGGAGAAGTgtcttcgtttttcattttttagctGTGAGAATGTGAATGGGTTGTagaggtaatagtagtagtggtaatagtagtctGTATAgattgattaagagagagagagtgagaattgtgatatatatatatatatatatatatatatatatatatatatatatatatatatatatatatatatatatatatatatatatatatatatatatatatatatatatatatatatatatatatatatatatatatatatatatatatatatatatagagagagagagagagagagagagagagagagagaaagagaaagagagagacagagacagagggagggagtgacagagacagatagacaacatacatacacacacacagatagatatatagatagatagagagatagagagatagatagatagatagatagatagatagatagagagagagagagagagagagagagagagagagagagagagagagagagagagagagagagagagagagagagagagaagacaaagggcCAGGAGACAATCGTGCTAACCAAACTCCCATAAACGCATTCAAGCGAGATCTAGATGCCATAACACCGTTACTTAAACAAACGGACATGCGGACATACATTTCCTCGTACAGACTTTTAAACACTCCATCTTGTTTTccgctgggagagagagaaaaaaaatctcatcttCACACCATCAGCTTAAACTCCATCGACGAAGGCTGTGCAGAGGATTCAAGACGCGTAAGAGAAGATCGTCCTGCTAAAAAAACTGGAAACTGAAAAACCGTTTCCACGTCGGCCTTCGtctccctcgccccgcctctCCCACCGCGACGAGGCGGCTCTTCGTCCGATTAGAAGGaaattttcctccctttctcgcaTTCATGGGGAGGATTTGGTCTTACAGGACGCTAGGGAGAGGCATGGTCAAGTTGTCGTAAAGCATAGGTACCGTATATCCTGTTTAAAAAGGCTCGTTTTAGAGGGAGAAACATACCTGGTCCTCACAGCGACAGCCGCCCAACCTCCACCCAGATCAAGTCCGTTCGGAGCAAGAGCGGCGCAACGCACAACCACGCCCGTGTTTTTGTAGTCTAAACTTGACATTGGACGTatggagagggcaagagggactCAAGTTAAGGAGATGATTGGGAGCAAGAAGGGCACAAGAAGAGGGCGTGGTCAAACGGACGAGGACGTGGGACGGCCGCCGGGGATCGAGCTGACCTTGAGAGCCTTCGCGCTGCCTGTACCATCATCCGAGGGCGAACCGGCCTCTCCTTTGTATGGATTCCGTAGGCAAAGCAAGGCGGGGAATTAGATCATCagatttaatgtgtgtgtttattttatttatttgtttcaatgtattaaacatatataaaaaaagatgttTAATACCATCGAATCCAACCTCTACTAACGTTACTATAATGGATACATTTCATATAGGTGGTCCATTAGTTAACATTTTATTGTGCGTTTTCTAAGCCTATTAGAAGTAGGATGTAGAAATTATGTCCttatgtgggagagagaagaatacgcGTCTTTCACTGTGTAGAGCAGgatggatgtatgaatatatttaagtgCGATCTACAATGCATGTTATGAATATGAATGGTGTATCTACGTACGTGTAGACAGACGCGTGGTATCTCCCGCTGACAGGTATAccatttacatagatagataggtaggtagatagatggataggtaggtagatagatggataggtaggtagatagatggataggtaggtagatagatggatagatagataggtaggtagatagatggatagatagataggtaggtagatagatggatagataggtaggtaggtagatagatggattgataggtaggtagatagatggataggtaggtagatagatggataggtaggtagatagatggataggtaggtagatagatggatagatagataggtaggtagatagatggatagatagataggtaggtagatagatggatagataggtaggtagatagatagatggattgataggtaggtagatagagggataggtaggtagatagatggatagataggtaggcagatagatggatagatagatagatagatagataggtagatagatggatcgagAGATAGAAGCCATATGGCAGTTTGAAAATGGGTATAGACTAAGATTTTAACATTGACACATATAAACCTGCTGACATTCTATACaattcacatacatacagatgaatggatagatagaagataaCCATTTGACAGATTGAAAAgcggatatagataaatatttcagCACTTCCTTCTCTACTATTTTACGTAGTTAGTGACCTTGTACCTGGCTGATTAGTCATTGTAATTAATGGTGAGTATAGGTATAAGTACAACCGTAGTTGCTGAACATCCTTGTAAATCAAAACATCCTGTTACGCTtcttgaaaattataatataaacaaagcACTGTGTGTCTTATTATCCACCGGTTAACTTTCGATTTTAAGCTGAGTTCAGTAGAATGTTGGGTAGCGACAATGTAGGCTAGGTTGATTATGTTTAGTGTGGGATGTTTTTTTACAACTTGGCCTCGAATGTGTATCTTCTCACAGACCATGGATATACCATCTtcgttctttttcgttcttttttttctccaggaCTGAAATTTTAGTTTAAGAAATAcgataaatgatgaaaataagatctgattgttattttttttctttatttctttttctctgatttgATAAATCCGTACTTTGTTATCCTTTCATTCTTATGTACCTTTTAATACCgaacttttttatcattagtcggttctatatattttcaatactgttgttttcattattgttttgctATAATCATCACTGTATTCTATTTCATCTACTGCCAActgttttccttctcgttttataTACTTTATTAATTTCATCTTGAAAAAATAACGCCATGAGAAATAGGACTCAGCGATGCAATGGACAAAAAGAAGAttaatatatacaatgtatatcagtaaacacaaaatataataatgataatcagagttGCTATGATAGTGATGTTTCCTGTTGGTGTAtctagacaaacaaagaaacatacacaggTGGTCATAAACCCACGGGATCTATAAGTAATGTAATAACAAATACATCCAAATCATTATTTCACCATCCTCGAATGTCATTTCAAGTACCTGCTATACCCACATGTTAAAacacacataactacacacacataaccctTGTCTTCCGTAATGGGGTGATATAAGCCTACGGATATTCATAAACAACGTAataacttaaacacacacatcattacTTCAGTATCCCCATATGCGTCCCATTTCATGTAACTTACAGTCCCATATGTTAAAGCATacgtaactacacacacacatgtccctaGTTTTCCGTAGTGCGGTTCAGGACTCAGTGGCGACTTCGTTAAGCCTCCATCCTGGTCAGCGGGCAACCACACCCGACGCTCGCCATGGCTGGGATCTGACTTCCTGTTCGTTGTATTGATGATTACTGTACTGAGTCGTCTTTGCTAATTTCCTtaatgagaagggagagtgaagagttATGCGTATGTTAAACGCATGTACTGCTGTAAATATGTGGTGTAAATTTACTGGTACGGACACACATAGACatccatgtttatgtgtatatatgcatatgtatacacacatataaataaatagataaataaataaatatatatatatatatatatatatatatatatatatatatatatatatatatatatatgtgtgtgtgtgtgtgtgtgtgtgtgtgtgtgtgtgtgtgtgtgtgtgtatacatatatatatatatatatatatatatatatatatatatatatatatatatatatatatatgtacatatatctatatacatatacatatatgaatgtgtacacacacacacacacacacacacacacacacacacacacacacacacacacatatatatattatatatatatatatatatatatatatatatatatatatatatatacatacatattttatatatatatatatatacattatatatatatacatatatatatatatatatatatatatatatatatatatatacacacacacacacatgcatatatgtatagatatatagatatatatttatgtatatacatatatatgtatatataaatacatacatacatgtatatatacatatatatatatatatatatatatatatatatatatatatatatatatatatatatatatatgtatgtatatgtatatacatacatacatatacattatataaatatatatatatatatatacatatatatatatatacatatatatatatatatatatatatatatatatatgcatacacacacatacatacatatagatatatatgcatatatatgtatacacacagaaatatacacatacatagacacacacacacatatatatacatttatatatactatatatacatatatgtatatacatacatatatatatgcatatatatacatagacacagacacatatactgtatatacgtatgttcatatgtgtgtatctatacatacatacatacatacatatatatatatatatatatatatatatatatatatatatatatatatatatatatgtatatatatatacatatatatatacatataaatatacacacacgagtgtgtgtgtgtgcatatatgcacaatatatatgcatatacaaacactgatatgtatgtggatatatatatatatatatatatatatatatatatatatatatatatatatatatatatatatgcgtgtgtgtgtgtgagtgcatgcgttaTGTCTGTACaatttcatcctctccctttctttcttaaacTGTATTTGATTGAAGCACACAACCTCACAAATAATCATGGTCGAAATTTCAGTTCAGTCGTTAGAGATTTACGGCCTTAGTGCAataatgttttttctttgcttcgaTCACCAAAAGAAATAGATGATTCACACTGGTGATGCTTTCAACTTTTAAAAGTCTAACTCATATTTTAGTGAAATTCCATTTGTTATTTGATAttcattccattttcttccagtgTTAAGAGAATCAGTgattgaaatagagagaaaatctgACTAATTAACAGCACACTACCGACTCGCAACTCCCCGCACCCGTCACCGTACTTAGTAACAAGGTTCCTAAAACATGGAAAAAGGTAGACCCATGTGCCCGCCCTTATGTCACCCTCCACATACActacaggacccccccccccacctctttcctcgcccatcctctcttcccccatcgcAAGAGTGAGACAGCCCCGCCCTGCTGTGACGTCACCGCGATGGGACTACTTAAGGGCCGTCCGTCCTCTTCTCGGCACCACAAGTCTTTGTACACCGTCTGTACACCGCCAAACAACACCGCCGCCATGAAGTCCGTAAGTAAACCTTCCTGTGATTTTGCTCTTCAAGCATTCGAGGAACAGGAATCCAAAGCCAAATCCTGGTGACGATAGACTTGAATCCAAAGCCAAATCCAGGTGACTATAGACTTGAATCCAAAGCCAAATCCAGGTGACGATAGACGAATCCAAAGCCAAATCCAGGTGACGATAGATTTGACCAAAGCACCCAGGGGGATGTCCCCTCTTCTTCGTGTCTGACAGTGCGTTCTCCTGCAGATGCTGATCCTGTCCGCCCTGGCCGCTTGCGCCGCCGCCTCCCTGGTGGTGCCAGGCCCCGTGGCAGTGCGTGCCCCCTCCCACGACTCTGCCATCATCCAGAGCCACCGTCTGGGCGGCAACTTCGCCTACTCCACCCACGAGGCTCACGCCTACGCCGTGCAGACCCCCGTCATCGCCCAGCGCACCGTGCCCGTCGGCGTGTCTTACCACCACGGGGCCCCCATTGTCAAGACCTCCACTGACTTCATCACCCACAAGATCCCCCAGGTCGGCTACACCTTCCCCCAGGTCGCCGTGCAGGCTGCCGTGCCCCAGGTCGCCACCTACGCCGCTGGACTGCCCCTTGCCGGCACCTACGCTGGTCTGCCCCTTGCCGGAGCCTACGGCGCTGTGCCCTACCCCTACGTCGTCGCCGCTAAGCCCGCTGAGGCCGCCGTTGAGGAGGCCTAAGTTGGCCCAATGACTGGATCCTGCAGGACGCTTCCCGTCCCCCTaagtctccttctgtttctttcttcgacGGCCGATCCTGGCGTGGCCGCCCGGCGCAGCGACAGAGCCTTCGGGTTGGTCGCTGCGCCTTGTATAGCTACGGTGTACAAACTTGTGTAATAGTGTTAATTTAAAATGAAAATTGtttaataaaaacaatttaatTTTCTTCTGAATTTCCATTTAAACCTCTTATTTTTACCTTACATATGATACTAGTACCAGGGGGAAATTTCAACAAAGCAGACATTAGATAAAGCATACATTATCAATTTCTTACACATTCATACTGAAACAAAACTCGGGTACCAGCTTCCgtaaagtatatgtttatatatgactgCGCAGTAGCTATTGAATAAGAAGAGAATGAACTCGCCCGCCATTAGTTTCCCAAAGACAAATAAGAAAGACAAATTCAATCTCATACGCAGGAATCCTTTTGGAAAATTAGATAGTCCGGATAATCTTAGCTGGAATAGGGACATTACTCATTGGAAAACTAGTAACCAAGATAGAAGATTTGTTCTGTAATGCAAATATCCATCTTTTTTCCTTCAGAGTTTTCGGAATGgactgtacatacacagacatgcatttccctatctgtttatctctttctttatgtgtatACCGTATATaggtaaatgaaaaaatataaatctgaGATTAACGGCCGGCATGTTAAAACTGTGAGACCCGACCCACTGAATACTcatcatacagacatgcatatacagtgaaataaatgaatatctattatacacattcatatctaccgtatagatagacagataaatgtatgtatatctgatagacagatatgcatttgtttctgtttgtatacatgcctatatatacgaatatttatggggtcgggcctcacacaattttaacaaactaccAGTAAGTCTGTTTATCCTTGTTTTTATGACTAACAATGCGTGTTCATACTCACATACACCCAATGTATACTTAACCCGAATAATTATGAATCTCTGTTCACACACTCCtacactcattcattcaatcactcactcacactcactcactcagagagagagagagagagagagagagagagagagagagagagagagagagagagagagagagagagagagagagagagagagagagagagagagagtactgacGCATATAATATTCCGAAATGcaatgatatatagatacatcattTACGCCGATCTTCCCTGTTGATGAAGAACGTGCTCTGGTATTCCCAGGGTAGGAATTCTAGCCTGAAGCCGAGGTAGACTTCCGTGGGTGTGTCGAGGTCAGTCTTTTTACttcgtgtttttttatacatatatctatgtacatgtttTTTATCTTcagcccatttttttctttttttctcttttcttttgtcttcttccttttattcgccTGTTATGATGTGATCGatcacctttccttccttcgttccctttcctttctgttctttcattttcttccgctGTGAATGTAATGTTTTAATgttcatgcaatatatatatatatatatatatatatatatatatatatatatatatatatataaaacagtcaTTCCTACTAAACCCATTTCTATTAAAACATCatgagagaataaatagaaaatgcaaaaagtatctaaaaaagaaacagaaacaaatga is a genomic window of Penaeus vannamei isolate JL-2024 chromosome 14, ASM4276789v1, whole genome shotgun sequence containing:
- the LOC113805526 gene encoding uncharacterized protein; amino-acid sequence: MGLLKGRPSSSRHHKSLYTVCTPPNNTAAMKSMLILSALAACAAASLVVPGPVAVRAPSHDSAIIQSHRLGGNFAYSTHEAHAYAVQTPVIAQRTVPVGVSYHHGAPIVKTSTDFITHKIPQVGYTFPQVAVQAAVPQVATYAAGLPLAGTYAGLPLAGAYGAVPYPYVVAAKPAEAAVEEA